The following coding sequences lie in one Candidatus Kinetoplastibacterium sorsogonicusi genomic window:
- the rpmG gene encoding 50S ribosomal protein L33 → MAKGAREKIKLQSTANTGHFYTTTKNKRNKPEKILIKKFDPIARKHVEYKETKLK, encoded by the coding sequence ATGGCTAAAGGCGCAAGAGAAAAAATTAAACTACAATCTACAGCAAATACAGGACATTTTTATACAACCACCAAAAATAAACGTAATAAACCAGAAAAAATTTTGATCAAAAAATTTGATCCTATTGCTAGAAAACATGTTGAATATAAAGAGACTAAACTAAAATAA
- the acpS gene encoding holo-ACP synthase, translated as MNVNIANNCKNPIVGLGIDIIDVRRVEFIYKKYGLNFCKKILGNNEYNEFMQRLNRNYLKSIKFIASRFSAKESFYKAIKIGMPTLSWHNIQIMNTSIGAPIMKLNSQLNDWFNQRYGNIHISISDESQFVITCVVIEKKY; from the coding sequence ATGAATGTCAATATAGCAAATAATTGTAAAAATCCAATAGTTGGATTAGGAATTGATATAATAGATGTTAGAAGAGTTGAATTTATATATAAAAAATATGGTTTAAATTTTTGTAAAAAAATTTTAGGCAATAATGAATATAATGAATTTATGCAAAGATTAAATAGAAATTATCTTAAATCTATTAAGTTTATAGCATCTAGATTTTCTGCAAAAGAATCATTTTATAAGGCTATAAAAATAGGCATGCCAACATTAAGTTGGCATAATATACAAATTATGAATACTTCTATAGGAGCTCCTATTATGAAATTAAATTCACAATTAAATGACTGGTTTAATCAAAGATATGGAAATATTCATATATCAATTTCTGATGAATCACAATTTGTTATTACTTGCGTTGTAATAGAAAAAAAATATTAA
- the rpmB gene encoding 50S ribosomal protein L28 — MSRICQVTGKGPVVGNNVSHANNKTKRRFLPNLQIHKFWSEQNNRWIKMRVCTKAIRTIDKKGIDAILSEMNFNK, encoded by the coding sequence ATGTCACGTATATGTCAAGTAACTGGTAAAGGTCCAGTCGTTGGGAATAATGTTTCCCATGCTAATAATAAAACTAAAAGACGCTTTTTACCAAATTTACAAATACATAAATTTTGGTCAGAGCAAAATAATAGATGGATAAAAATGCGTGTATGTACTAAAGCAATACGTACAATAGATAAAAAAGGTATTGATGCTATTTTATCTGAAATGAATTTCAATAAATAA
- a CDS encoding pyridoxine 5'-phosphate synthase, which produces MIKLGVNIDHIATIRQQRRGKYPDLLDAALICKNAGADIITLHLREDRRHIQDHDVFGIKSNMINTDINMECAVVSEILDIACKVKPYSVCLVPERREELTTEGGLNITKDYNKIYKAIKNLKDYNIQVSLFIDPEYEQIEAAFHAGADAIELHTGKYANLTLNYDINEELNRINNAVISAIKFGLKVNAGHGLDYSNISKIASIKGISELNIGFSIISKAIFSGLYEAVKDMKSLIHKSSLNSLY; this is translated from the coding sequence TTGATAAAGTTAGGAGTTAATATAGACCACATTGCTACTATTCGTCAGCAAAGACGAGGTAAGTATCCAGATCTATTAGATGCAGCATTAATTTGTAAAAATGCAGGTGCAGATATAATAACTTTACATTTAAGAGAAGATAGAAGACACATTCAAGATCATGATGTCTTTGGAATTAAATCTAATATGATAAATACAGATATAAATATGGAATGTGCAGTAGTTAGTGAAATTTTAGACATTGCTTGCAAAGTAAAACCTTATAGTGTTTGTTTAGTACCAGAACGTAGAGAAGAATTAACTACCGAAGGTGGGTTAAATATTACAAAAGATTATAATAAAATTTATAAAGCTATAAAAAATTTAAAAGATTATAACATCCAAGTTTCTTTATTTATTGATCCAGAATATGAGCAAATAGAAGCAGCATTTCATGCAGGAGCAGATGCAATAGAACTTCATACAGGTAAATATGCAAATTTAACTCTTAACTATGATATTAATGAAGAATTAAATAGGATAAATAATGCAGTAATTTCTGCTATTAAATTTGGCTTAAAAGTAAATGCCGGGCATGGTCTTGATTATTCTAATATTTCTAAAATAGCTTCAATTAAAGGTATATCAGAGTTAAATATAGGATTTTCAATTATCTCTAAAGCAATATTTTCAGGTTTATATGAAGCAGTTAAAGATATGAAATCATTAATTCATAAATCATCTTTAAATTCTTTATATTAA